The genomic segment ttttctagTGAAACgcgcttttattttattttttgccacGCAGCCGTTAAGGGggcaaaataatacactttaaagttgTCAAGGGGGGAAAATAATTGTCCGACTAGTTAAGggtttaaagtaagttttggctgcAAGTTCAGGGGTAATTCGATGTATTTTCTCAAAGTCATAAGTTAGAATTCCTTTATTATGGCCTTTGGCTTTCAATGACTACATCTCTTTACACTTTGTTTGGAAGGtgattttccatggttttatAATGTATGGTATAGTATGATATGGTATTGTATAGTATAATAATATGTTTGAATGGACTGTATCATTCACTATTGTTTAATAAcagttttattatttgatttgacaGCATGATACTATATTGTAAttggtaagtttactaaaatactCTTGATTATTAGAaagtttaaatttataaataattgttCATAAAGTACTAATTTCTTTCTACTAATTTGTTATAAATTATGCTATGTAAATATATTAAGCTGTTAAATTCATATAAACTCTAGTAAAATCAATTAAAGAGATGGTCAAAATAAATGTAACTGGATTCATTTTCCATAGCGACAAATTTCATTTTTCCTTGGTGTTTTGCGACATGACACCCGGACAAGTACAAAATTTGAATGCTCGGGCCATCTAAAATACATTTTACAGTAAGAGGGTGCATTAATTTCTCTCGGTGATTAGTCCTCTTTGCTATCGTGCGTACACCTCACTACCATGGCTAGACGTGGTTGAGAAAGACCCAGAGAGACGGAAGAGGAACACTAGAATGAGGTAACGAAGGGCACATATTGGAGAGGAAAAGGATATACCCAAGGGTTTAGTAAGGCAATGAATGAAATAGAAATTGAGCCGTAGGAAATAAATTCTAATATAGACGTGTTCCGATGTAATTGCTGGAATTAGGTGCATGTAAACGAATACAGAGACTAGATCAACAACACAAGTGGTAAGGGCGGAAGAGAAGGGACATGAGACAGATCGGGTGCAACCAAATAAACCTTGGACTAGTCTATTTGCAAACAATGGAACAACAAATGGTATGACTGTCTTTTTCCCTCCAGTAGTTATAGATGGGAAACCAACGGTGGTGGTGGAAAGCAACGAGAATTAAACAGAGGAGTAGACTTGTTCCTTAATATTGTATACAACGGGGGAAGCGCATTCTTAACCTATATGAGTAACTGCATAACTAAAAACTGGAACTCTATGGCAGTACCTACACTATTTTAGAACGATAACGACTACTACATATTGAAATTGAAGAGTATTGCAGATAGAGAAGAGATGCTATATTTCGGGTCCTATATGCTTAATAGCAGACCTCTGATTATGGCTCCATGGACTCTTACTTTTGTTGAACAGGATTTCCCTAGAAATTTACCATTATGGGTCAAATTTCCTAATCTGCCGCAAAACTGCCAGGGGATCCGTAGCACTGAGTAAAATTGCTAGTAGTATTGGAGAACCTATATTGGTGATGAGTGTAAAAAAAACAGACGCAAATGTCTTATGTTAAAGAGTTTTGGTGAATGTGGGTATAGCTCAAGAACTACCTAGAGAAATTGTTATCACTGATGAAAAGGGGAACATGCAGACTCAAAAAGTAGTGTCTGATTGGAAGCCACTGTTTTGCAAATTGTGTATCCGGCATGGTCATGAATGTAAAGGGGAAAAACTCCAACCAAAGAAAAGTCATCAAGAGCAACAACAAGAAGGGGGTCAACAAGGCCAGAAGAGAATTGTGGAGCAATGGATGGGGAAAACTAATGTACCAAAGGCACCTGCATAGAAGGACCTGAGCCCTCACAAAGCTGCAGAAGCTCAACTACAATGTCCACATAATAGTGGGAGAAACAAAGGGAAGGAGAAAGTGCAAGAAGGTATTCTTGACCCCAATGCCTAGAGGGCTGACTGGAACATCGAACTATTGGTAGCATGAAAAGTATGTCGTATGCAGTTCTATTTTTACAGAAGGCCAATGCAAAGACACAAGGGACTGTTCTAAGTCCAACCAACTTTTCCCCTTTAACAACAGAATTACCGGTTTCACAGGGAATCCAAAAGGAAGGTATTTTTTCAATGTCAATGAATTGGATCTTTTGGAATCTGTGGGGCTTGACAAACCCTTTAAACCGAGGGAAATGGTGAAATATTTAAAGAATCATAAAGTTTGTTTAGCAGGACTACTAGAAACCAAAATAAAGGAACCTAAGTTCCTAACCAGTCTGAATAAGGTGGCCACAAGGTGGCATGATGCACACAATTATTCacatacaattattcacatgttgAGAATGAGAAGATATGGGTGATATGGAAGGCAATTGAGGTAGAGGTTGTGATTCAAGAAACACATGAACAGTACATTCCCTGCATAGTAGCTGCTAAAAGAACAAATTTCAAATGCACCGCTACTATAGTCTATGGGAGCAATAGTCTGGGTGATAGGGAAAAACTCTTAGAAAGGTTTAAAGAGATTGGGTGCAAGCATATCAATCCCTAGGTACATATGTGGAGATTTCAACTCCCCTAAATATTAGGGGTTAAAAGAGGAGGACAACCACAGTGAAAATGAGACCAGACTTCCAGTAAGTGATAGACACCTTAATTTAACTGGCATGAAATCTACAGGGAGAGTTCTCACTTGTAGCAATGGGCATGTTTAGAGTAGAATTGATATGAACTTATGTTATGAGGCCCGGTTATTCAATATGGTAATATCACTGTAGATTTCCAGATCACACTCCAATTTGTATGGAAATTACCACAATCAATTTCCTGAGAAGAACCTTTATGATTTTCTCAATTGTTTAGCTGAGGAAGAAGGCTTTATGCAGATTGTAGAAAACACTTGGCCCCAGCCAGTACAAGGGACAAATATGTTTAGATTATGGATGAGACTGAAGTTTTGCAAGGCGTCTCTAAAGCAGTTACAGAAGAGTGGACTAAGTAGCCTGGACAACAGAATAAATGAAGCAAGAGATAAATTACAGGTGATACAAGGTCAGATAACCACATCTGGCCAAGATCAGGTAGAAAGAGAGGAGGAAGCATCAGCAAAGATGAACAAATGGATGACCATCCAGAAAGTCCTAAAGCAGAAATCAAAGGCTCACAGGATAGAGGTAGGAGATGGCAACAACAAATACTTTTATAACTATATGAAGGCTAGAGCTAGTATAAATTGCATTACAAGGTTGAAGAACTCACACGGAGAAGCaatggcggagccagaatttatATTAAGGTGGTTCAAAAAAACAACTAAGCACGTTAACGAGAAGCAGTGGCGGAACCAGGATTTCTATTAAGGGGGTTCAAAAAAATAACTAAGCACGTTAACAAGACCTCAAAAATAAGCGGATCGGATCAGATATAAGCGGGCCAGATTTGATTTGAGCGAGCTAGACAAAGTTCAACTCTacctcaacatgaacaacaaaacGAAGGAAGTTAAACTTCTTTATTTTGATCGTGTGTTCAAACGTACAATctttaaacttttttaaaaataatttacacatttaaaaactacataaaaagtaCAATAAGTTACCAAAATTGTACTTTATGTTTAAATTGTTTATACattaacatgataaaactaatattaatttttctttaattttaaggggagaagatgtaaaatattttaaatcagtCAAAATAGgtaaacaacaaacaaaagtatatactataattttgtgaaaaaatagaaaaaaagtctAACTATCAAATAAGTAACCATGAAAGTGAGAGAGAAGAGAAACCAGAAGCGAGACAGAACGTAAGAGAGTAAGAAAGTAAGTAACTAGGGATTTAATCCAAAAGCTAAtataaaagatggaaaaaaatgGTGTTATTCAGACTCAGACTTGAACGCACGCTGAATGAGAAATCCTGCACCCCTTCACCACTGAACCAAGCTTTAGCCTTGTGTCAAGGGGGTTCAGTACTTAACATATATACGGTAAATCAAAATTTTGATCGTATATACATAGTGTAATTTTCCAACGAAGGGGGGTCGGATGAACTCCCGGACTGCATGTTGATACGCCAGTGTGGAGAAGTATTGCACAAACAAGATATAGCTCAGGAGATACTAGGATTTTATAAGATTTTGCTGGGAATAGAAAGATTTCCTTCTATAAGTTTGCCAATCTTATGAAATGGGCCTAGTCTTAACTTGCAGCAGCAACAAAGTATGTGTATTGGGATTATAAAGGAGGAAACAGAAAGCATTATTCGATGTATATGATATGAAATCTCCAGTGGTAGATGGGTTCAATACTTATTTTTACAAGAAAACCTGGAGGATAATTGAGAAAGCTATGTATGAAGTTGTTCAAGAGCTCTTCCAAAATTACAAGATGCTCAAGGCTATCCACGACAATCTAATTACATTAGTTCCAAAGACTTCCAATCCGAAGTTGTTAAGAGATTTCAGACCAATTGTCTATCGCTCTATAGTGTATAAGGTAATTTCAAAGTTATCTCTAATAGAAATAAAGGGTGTCATTGAGGGTGTAGTAGGTTAGAGTCAGTCTGCCTTCATTCCTGGTAGGCTCATCTCTGACAATATAATCTAAGTCAGGAGTTGGTAAAGTGTTATACAAGGAAAAACATATCTCCACGGCATATGATAAAAGTAGACTTGCAAAAAGCTTATGATTCTGTAGAATAGTGTTTCAGAGAGCAAATGTTGAAAGGTTTGGGATTTCCTAGCAAGATGGTCAACTGGATCTGCATCCAGTTAACTGCACTTTTTGGTGAATGGGGAGATGACTGATGTTATGCAAGAAAAAAGTGTGAAAAGACAAGGGACCCCATGTGCCCCTATATTTTTGTCCTAATCAAGGAATATTTGAATAGATGCCTCATGCAATTGAAGAATGAACCTGACTATAATTATCACCCAAGGTGCCAGAGATTGGGTTTAACTCATATATGTATTGCTGACACCTACTCTTATCTTTTAGAGGAGATGCAACTTCTATCAGGTTGCTCAATGAGAAGTTCATGATGTTTTCTGAAGTTTCAGGTTTAAAAGCAAATCTGACTAAAAGTCAGGTATACGTTGGAGGATTTGATGCATAGACAAAAACTCACATATTGGCTACATTGAGATATGAACTAGGGAATTCCTTTTTAAGTATCTCTGTGTCTCTCTATCCACCAGGAGACTCACAATCCAACTGTGCCAACCACTAGTGGAGAAAATCACTGCCAAGATCACtaattggatggcaatgaaactTTCATATGCTGGGAGGATGCAATTGATAAAGGCTGTTATATTTGGAATGCAAGCATACTGGACTCATCTATTTTTGATTCCCTAAGAAAGTGATCAAGCTAATAGACGCAGTGCGTAAAAGCTATTTATAGTCTGGGGAAGCCACTGTAACTAGGAAAGCTATGGTTACCTGGGATGAAGCGTGCCTACCTAAGAGTGCAGGGGTTGAACATTTTAAACCTGAGATTGTGGAATCAGGTGGGAATATGCAGGCTCTTGTGGGCACTaagtcagaaaaaaaaaaagataaaatttggcGCAGGTTCTTGTGGGCACTGAAGtcagaaataaaagaagataaaatgtgGATCACTTGGATTCATACTTATTTCAACACAGGCTAAAGAAATGTTTGTGCACCAAATGAAGCTTTCTCTATGCACCAGAGTAAGAAGTAATACTAAATTATTTGGATATATTGACTCACTGAAAGAGTAGAATTATGTAGTTATCTTAGGCTTAGAGGCAGATCTGTGTAGGATATGAATTGGTTAAGTCATCCTAGGTTTGTAATGAGTACACTTGGTAATTAATAAAGTTTGTTTTTAATtgccaaaacaaaaaaaatgtatGTCGAAGAGGTGATAGCTTTATCATCTATAATACACATTTTGCACCAGTAGTCAAGTCTGACTTCAAGATACACTTTTCACAACATTGCACTAGAAGCTATGAAGCTTTATCAACAATCCAAAATGAAAAGGTACAATATTTATGGCAAAATGACAATCGCACATGGTAATTCTATTTCCTTTTCCACAAGTATCAGACTTTTCCATCGAAAAAATCTAAACTAGGTATAATAAGATCTCAtcacaaggataaataaacataCAACTACAGCCTACAGGAATATCAGTCTCCATTTGATACCCCTAGCTCAGAGTCCTTGCTTCCATTTTCTGAATCAATGTTAGCAGGCTGGGAATTTATGTTCGTCCTTGGACTAGCTACACTACTGGAAGCTGAGGCTGCAGTTGCTGTTGATGTATTTGCTGCATACGAGTTGGAAATAAGTCCTTGTGTTTCCATTGTTTCACGTGCTGCTTTCTCTTTGGCTTGTTTGGCTCTTTCAAGAACCTCCTCCTGTTTTTGCACAAACCTTCGAGGTTACACATTTCTAGAGAAGCTGTTTGTAAACTTTATCCACTAAGGTTTTTTCTGGGTGGAAACCACTCTAGACATCCAGAAATCATAAACAAGAATTTCATAGTTATGATGCTTAGCCTGTGTAACATAGTTAAAGATATACACGCTAATTCTGTGTTATACCAAGATGAAACATAGTGCTCACTTTTTCAGGTAACACAAAATTTCATCCTTTTCTACTTCTACAGGCTTTTTTGTACTTGTTGGTAAATGCAATACGGAACAATAAAATATCATTAAATGCAGACCTCCCAAAGTAAAGTAAAACAAGTTGCTCAGAACATTCATAATAATTAATCCAACTTATAGCATCTAGCTTTCAACTGCTTAATACCTGAAAGTCCTGAACTTGCTTTTGTTGCTCTGCTTGCAATCTGCCAAC from the Capsicum annuum cultivar UCD-10X-F1 chromosome 9, UCD10Xv1.1, whole genome shotgun sequence genome contains:
- the LOC107842569 gene encoding uncharacterized protein At4g13200, chloroplastic, encoding MSGVFTISSLNSPRIAPLKPRFQRCCTIPTWNSCAPSTTNRCIPPLNFTCNFSSVPPPGENESKNILDAFFLGKALAEAVTERIESTVGEFLSTVGRLQAEQQKQVQDFQEEVLERAKQAKEKAARETMETQGLISNSYAANTSTATAASASSSVASPRTNINSQPANIDSENGSKDSELGVSNGD